A window of the Hymenobacter sp. GOD-10R genome harbors these coding sequences:
- a CDS encoding FecR family protein — MLHNSDPSDAPWNLLARHLAAEATPAERLALREWVQADPTHLQILTTVTRAWERAGEAATAPVLFSPADVEAAWLRLRPLVDAHPLAAARVSEQAPVPVVRLPWATRHRASRWQLAAGLVLLLGVGYAAARTWLFRLPQTVVTYTNTDQRQQVRLPDGSTVWLNARSRLQYMGREGASAQGVRAVQLTGEAYFNVVPDPIRPFVVNTTAARVRVIGTAFNVRAYAAEDSVEVSVTHGQVWLTHLIVPDSVLLTAGTRAALRAADAPGRVSARLRSSPAADPNFRAWQSDTLRFADASVTQVTRTLHAMFGTDVLLGSPDLGQCRFTGTFVRPQPSQVLAVLAAATASRLSSNGHGGYQLQGPGCTLPTPASHASQASDAESTPRAPRP, encoded by the coding sequence ATGCTTCACAATTCTGACCCTTCCGACGCTCCTTGGAACCTGCTGGCCCGGCACTTGGCCGCCGAAGCAACGCCGGCTGAACGTTTGGCGTTACGCGAGTGGGTGCAGGCCGACCCGACACACCTGCAAATCCTGACCACGGTTACGCGGGCCTGGGAACGGGCCGGCGAAGCCGCAACCGCACCGGTGCTATTCTCGCCGGCGGATGTGGAAGCCGCCTGGCTACGCTTACGTCCACTCGTAGATGCCCATCCATTAGCCGCTGCGCGGGTTTCGGAGCAGGCGCCAGTACCGGTAGTACGCCTGCCCTGGGCCACCCGACACCGGGCTTCGCGCTGGCAGCTAGCGGCTGGGCTGGTGCTGCTGTTGGGCGTAGGCTACGCAGCAGCTCGGACTTGGCTCTTCAGGCTCCCGCAAACGGTGGTGACCTACACCAATACGGACCAGCGGCAACAGGTGCGCTTGCCTGATGGCAGCACGGTCTGGCTGAACGCCCGCTCGCGGTTGCAGTACATGGGAAGAGAGGGCGCCTCAGCACAGGGCGTACGGGCGGTGCAACTCACGGGAGAGGCCTACTTTAACGTGGTACCTGACCCGATCCGGCCCTTTGTGGTGAATACTACCGCGGCCCGTGTACGGGTAATCGGCACGGCCTTCAACGTGCGCGCCTACGCTGCGGAAGATTCGGTAGAAGTGAGTGTGACCCATGGCCAGGTATGGCTGACGCACCTGATCGTGCCCGATAGCGTGTTGCTCACGGCAGGCACCCGTGCCGCCCTGCGCGCGGCCGACGCCCCCGGCCGGGTATCCGCGCGGCTGCGCAGCAGTCCGGCGGCTGATCCTAATTTCCGAGCTTGGCAAAGCGATACCTTGCGCTTTGCGGATGCGTCAGTGACCCAGGTAACACGTACGCTACACGCGATGTTCGGAACGGATGTACTGCTAGGCAGCCCCGATCTAGGACAGTGCCGCTTCACGGGGACCTTCGTCCGCCCGCAACCGAGCCAGGTATTAGCAGTGCTCGCTGCCGCTACGGCAAGCCGCCTTTCTTCCAATGGGCACGGCGGTTATCAGTTGCAGGGTCCGGGGTGCACGTTGCCTACTCCCGCGTCCCATGCCTCACAGGCCTCAGATGCGGAGTCAACCCCGCGTGCTCCCCGGCCGTGA